From a single Streptomyces liliifuscus genomic region:
- the rlmN gene encoding 23S rRNA (adenine(2503)-C(2))-methyltransferase RlmN, with translation MPKPGELTFVAPRGAKKPPRHLADLTPAERKEAVAAVGEKPFRAKQLSQHYFARYAHDPEQWTDIPAGSRAKLQEALLPELMTVVRHLSTDENTTRKTLWRLFDGTLVESVLMRYPDRVTMCISSQAGCGMNCPFCATGQAGLDRNLSSAEIVHQIVDGMRALRDGEIPGGPARLSNIVFMGMGEPLANYKRVVQSIRALTDPEPDGLGLSQRGITVSTVGLVPAINRFADEGFKCRLAISLHAPDDELRDTLVPVNTRWKVREVLDAGWEYAAKSGRRLSIEYALIRDINDQAWRGDRLGRLLKGKPVHVNLIPLNPTPGSKWTASRPEDEKAFVEAIAAHGVPVTVRDTRGQEIDGACGQLAATER, from the coding sequence ATGCCTAAGCCCGGAGAACTTACTTTCGTTGCCCCCCGCGGAGCCAAGAAGCCGCCGCGGCACCTTGCCGATCTCACGCCTGCCGAGCGTAAAGAGGCGGTTGCCGCGGTCGGTGAGAAGCCGTTTCGTGCCAAGCAGCTGTCGCAGCACTACTTCGCGCGGTACGCGCACGACCCGGAGCAGTGGACCGACATCCCCGCGGGATCGCGCGCCAAGCTGCAGGAGGCGCTGCTTCCCGAGCTGATGACGGTCGTGCGGCATCTCTCCACCGATGAGAACACCACCCGCAAGACCCTCTGGCGGCTCTTCGACGGCACGCTCGTCGAGTCCGTGCTGATGCGCTACCCGGACCGGGTCACCATGTGCATCAGCTCGCAGGCGGGCTGCGGGATGAACTGCCCGTTCTGTGCGACCGGGCAGGCCGGTCTCGACCGGAATCTGTCCAGCGCCGAGATCGTCCACCAGATCGTGGACGGGATGCGGGCGCTGCGGGACGGCGAGATTCCCGGTGGGCCGGCCCGGCTCAGCAACATCGTCTTCATGGGCATGGGCGAGCCGCTGGCCAACTACAAGCGGGTCGTCCAGTCCATCCGGGCCCTCACCGACCCCGAGCCGGACGGGCTCGGGCTGTCGCAGCGGGGGATCACCGTCTCCACGGTGGGTCTGGTCCCCGCCATCAACCGGTTCGCCGACGAGGGCTTCAAGTGCCGCCTCGCCATCTCCCTGCACGCACCGGACGACGAGCTGCGCGACACGCTCGTACCCGTGAACACGCGGTGGAAGGTGCGGGAAGTGCTGGACGCCGGCTGGGAGTACGCGGCCAAGTCGGGGCGCAGGCTCTCCATCGAGTACGCGCTCATCCGGGACATCAACGACCAGGCGTGGCGCGGTGACCGGCTCGGGCGGCTGCTCAAGGGCAAGCCCGTGCATGTGAACCTGATTCCGCTGAACCCGACCCCCGGCTCCAAGTGGACCGCCTCGCGGCCCGAGGACGAGAAGGCGTTCGTCGAGGCGATCGCCGCCCATGGCGTGCCCGTCACCGTCCGGGACACCCGTGGCCAGGAGATCGACGGGGCCTGCGGACAGCTCGCGGCGACCGAGCGGTAG
- a CDS encoding ATP-grasp domain-containing protein, whose protein sequence is MPDRRRALYVTDLAYPARGRRYCDEDIFLTSRLRDDFDVALCHPLDAAALMDAFDVVVVRNSGPVLHYQREYDAFRERAKAGGTRVYNPLTGRGDMAGKQYLLNLTTAGHPVIPTVDRPEDLHLLPETGQYAVKPKVGADSIGLAFVPREQLDGLAYGDILVQPRIDFRYEVSFYYVDDAFQYALHAPDPERRWVLESYEPTDADLAFARRFIDWNTLDHGIQRVDACRTREGALLLVELEDLNPYLSLDLVPDRTRDSFVASMTESVHRFLDAQPRG, encoded by the coding sequence ATGCCGGACCGCCGTAGAGCCCTGTACGTGACCGATCTCGCCTACCCGGCCCGGGGGCGGCGCTACTGCGACGAGGACATCTTCCTGACCTCCCGACTGCGCGACGACTTCGATGTCGCCCTGTGCCACCCGCTGGACGCCGCCGCGCTGATGGACGCCTTCGACGTGGTCGTGGTCCGCAACAGCGGGCCCGTGCTGCACTACCAGCGGGAGTACGACGCCTTCCGGGAGCGGGCCAAGGCGGGCGGCACGCGGGTCTACAACCCGTTGACCGGCCGCGGTGACATGGCCGGCAAGCAGTACCTGCTGAATCTGACCACAGCAGGACACCCGGTCATCCCGACCGTCGACCGGCCCGAGGACCTGCACCTGCTGCCCGAGACCGGCCAGTACGCGGTCAAGCCGAAGGTGGGCGCGGACTCCATAGGCCTGGCCTTCGTGCCCCGCGAACAGCTCGACGGCCTCGCCTACGGCGACATCCTGGTCCAGCCGCGCATCGACTTCCGCTACGAAGTGTCCTTCTACTACGTCGACGACGCCTTCCAGTACGCCCTTCACGCCCCCGATCCCGAGCGGCGCTGGGTCCTCGAGTCCTACGAGCCCACGGACGCCGACCTGGCCTTCGCCCGGCGCTTCATCGACTGGAACACCCTCGACCACGGCATCCAGCGCGTGGACGCCTGCCGCACCAGGGAAGGCGCGCTGCTCCTCGTCGAGCTGGAGGACCTCAACCCGTATCTGTCCCTGGACCTGGTCCCCGACCGGACCCGTGACTCCTTCGTGGCGAGCATGACGGAATCGGTCCACCGCTTCCTGGATGCCCAGCCCCGCGGCTGA